One genomic region from Pseudoduganella dura encodes:
- the hflK gene encoding FtsH protease activity modulator HflK, with translation MPLSSLAKRLGLKLSLNDPRWGQDKDNNRQAQEGKKPGDGPPDLDQLWRDFNQRLNGLFGNKNRNNNSGGGGTGGGGSELRGAGVTVGAVAAIAVLVWLASGAFIVQEGQKGIVTTFGRYSHDTPAGFNWRWPYPFQSNETVNVSQVRTVEVGYRGNTRNKQATESLMLTDDENIIDIQFAVQYRLKDPVAWLYNNRDAEDTVRQVAETAIREIVGRSKMDFVLYEGREKVAYDTQQLMQQILDRYASGALVTNVTMQGVQPPEQVQTAFDDAVKAGQDRERLKNEGQAYANQVVPIARGAAFRLLQEAEAYRSMVVENASGNADRFKSVLVEYQKAPGVTRDRMYLDTMQQIFSNTSKVMVDSKAGSNLLYLPLDKLIAQVAATEAQRANVTAPPPAAVLLPPPDQTYSGEQNRARESSRSREGR, from the coding sequence ATGCCTCTTTCCTCACTAGCGAAAAGATTAGGCCTGAAGTTGTCCCTGAACGACCCCCGCTGGGGGCAGGACAAGGACAACAACAGGCAGGCCCAGGAAGGCAAGAAGCCCGGCGACGGTCCTCCTGACCTCGATCAGCTGTGGCGCGACTTCAACCAGCGCCTGAACGGCCTGTTCGGCAACAAGAACCGCAACAACAACAGCGGTGGCGGCGGCACCGGCGGCGGCGGCAGCGAATTGCGCGGCGCCGGCGTGACCGTCGGCGCGGTCGCGGCCATTGCCGTGCTGGTCTGGCTGGCCAGTGGCGCATTCATCGTGCAGGAAGGCCAGAAGGGCATCGTCACGACCTTCGGCCGCTACAGCCACGATACCCCGGCCGGCTTCAACTGGCGCTGGCCGTATCCGTTCCAGTCAAACGAAACCGTCAACGTGTCGCAGGTACGGACCGTGGAAGTGGGTTACCGCGGCAACACCCGCAACAAGCAGGCCACCGAATCGCTGATGCTGACCGACGACGAGAACATCATCGATATCCAGTTCGCCGTGCAATACCGGTTGAAGGACCCCGTCGCCTGGCTGTACAACAACCGGGATGCGGAGGACACCGTGCGCCAGGTCGCCGAAACGGCGATCCGCGAGATCGTGGGCCGCAGCAAGATGGACTTCGTGCTCTATGAAGGCCGCGAGAAGGTGGCCTACGACACGCAGCAGCTGATGCAGCAGATCCTGGACCGCTATGCGTCCGGCGCGCTGGTCACCAACGTGACGATGCAGGGCGTGCAGCCGCCGGAGCAGGTGCAGACCGCGTTCGACGATGCCGTCAAGGCCGGCCAGGACCGTGAGCGCCTGAAGAACGAAGGCCAGGCCTACGCGAACCAGGTGGTACCGATCGCGCGCGGCGCGGCATTCCGCCTGCTGCAGGAAGCCGAAGCCTATCGTTCGATGGTGGTCGAGAACGCGAGCGGTAATGCCGACCGCTTCAAGTCCGTGCTGGTCGAGTACCAGAAAGCGCCGGGCGTGACGCGCGACCGCATGTACCTCGATACGATGCAGCAGATCTTCAGCAATACCAGCAAGGTGATGGTCGATTCGAAGGCCGGCAGCAACCTGCTGTACCTGCCGCTGGACAAGCTGATCGCCCAGGTCGCCGCCACCGAGGCGCAACGCGCCAACGTGACCGCGCCGCCACCGGCCGCCGTGCTGCTGCCGCCACCCGACCAGACGTACAGCGGCGAACAGAACCGCGCACGTGAATCGTCCCGTAGCCGGGAGGGCCGTTAA
- the hflC gene encoding protease modulator HflC yields MNRIVTFVVTAFIALMLLSSTVFVVDQRKFAIVFALGEVKQVIREPGLHFKLPPPFQNVMWLDKRILTLDSPEADRFITAEKMNILVDSFVKWRIVEPRLYFVSFGGDEGRARDRMAQIVKAALNEEITKRTVREVISGQRGKVMEAIRSKVVNEAQQIGVQILDVRLKRVDYVEQINNSVYERMKAERLRVANELRSTGSADSEKIRADADKQRSVILSEAYREAEKIRGEGDAKASAIYAEAFGRNPEFYKFYRSLEAYRTSFKTKADVMLVDPNSEFFKYFKGSGSAGK; encoded by the coding sequence ATGAACCGTATCGTTACTTTCGTTGTCACCGCGTTCATCGCGCTGATGCTGCTGTCGTCCACCGTGTTCGTGGTGGACCAGCGCAAGTTCGCGATCGTCTTCGCGCTGGGTGAAGTCAAGCAGGTGATCCGCGAGCCGGGCCTGCACTTCAAGCTGCCGCCGCCGTTCCAGAACGTGATGTGGCTCGACAAGCGCATCCTCACGCTCGACTCGCCGGAGGCGGACCGCTTCATCACGGCCGAGAAGATGAACATCCTGGTCGATTCGTTCGTCAAATGGCGCATCGTGGAGCCGCGGCTGTACTTCGTCAGCTTCGGCGGCGACGAGGGCCGGGCGCGCGACCGCATGGCGCAGATCGTCAAGGCGGCGCTGAACGAAGAGATCACCAAACGCACCGTGCGCGAAGTGATTTCCGGCCAGCGCGGCAAGGTGATGGAAGCGATCCGCTCGAAAGTGGTCAACGAGGCGCAGCAGATCGGCGTCCAGATCCTGGACGTGCGGCTGAAGCGCGTCGACTACGTCGAACAGATCAACAATTCCGTCTACGAGCGGATGAAGGCCGAGCGCCTGCGCGTGGCCAATGAACTGCGTTCGACCGGTTCCGCCGACTCCGAAAAGATCCGTGCGGATGCCGACAAGCAGCGCTCCGTGATCCTGTCGGAAGCCTACCGCGAAGCCGAGAAGATCCGCGGCGAGGGCGATGCGAAAGCCAGCGCCATCTATGCCGAGGCATTCGGCCGGAATCCCGAGTTCTACAAGTTCTACCGCAGCCTGGAAGCCTATCGCACTTCGTTCAAGACCAAGGCGGACGTGATGCTGGTGGATCCGAATTCGGAGTTCTTCAAGTACTTCAAGGGTAGCGGCTCGGCCGGGAAATAA
- a CDS encoding ATP phosphoribosyltransferase regulatory subunit, producing MPNWLLPEHIADVLPSEARKIEELRRLMLDNFRRYGYELVMPPLLEYVESLMTGAGQDTDLRTFKLVDQITGRMLGLRADMTTQVARIDAHLLNRASVTRLCYAGPVLHTRPSGLHATREPLQIGAEIYGHAGLEADAEIQELALASLEMAGFTEVRLDLAHVGVLRAILDLDLLAARDHDAIVQLLRAKDVPGLRELTAQYASATRDALLALPNLYGDVDVLANARHALPDLPGITKALAELAALAASAIGRAEVAIDLADLRGYQYESGATFALYVPGLPNAVARGGRYDHVGEAFGRARPATGFSMDLRELARLLPTADRKHAIRAPWGNSPELKERIAELRKSGEVVIQSLPGHSNEQDEFECDRALVLDESGSNWILKNLG from the coding sequence ATGCCGAATTGGCTTTTGCCCGAACATATCGCGGACGTTTTGCCGTCCGAGGCGCGCAAGATCGAGGAGTTGCGCCGCCTGATGCTGGATAACTTCCGGCGTTACGGTTACGAACTCGTGATGCCGCCGCTGCTGGAGTACGTGGAGTCGCTGATGACCGGTGCCGGTCAGGATACCGACCTGCGCACCTTCAAGCTCGTCGACCAGATCACCGGCCGCATGCTGGGCCTGCGTGCCGACATGACGACCCAGGTGGCCCGCATCGATGCCCACCTGCTGAACCGGGCCTCCGTCACCCGCCTGTGCTATGCGGGCCCGGTGCTGCACACCCGTCCTTCGGGGCTGCACGCCACCCGCGAACCCCTGCAGATCGGCGCCGAGATCTACGGCCACGCCGGCCTGGAAGCGGATGCCGAGATCCAGGAACTGGCGCTGGCGTCGCTGGAAATGGCCGGTTTCACCGAGGTGCGGCTGGACCTGGCCCACGTGGGCGTGCTGCGCGCGATCCTCGACCTGGATCTGCTTGCCGCGCGCGACCACGACGCGATCGTGCAGCTGCTGCGCGCGAAGGATGTGCCGGGCCTGCGCGAGCTGACCGCACAGTATGCCTCCGCCACGCGCGATGCGCTGCTGGCCTTGCCGAACCTGTATGGCGACGTGGACGTGCTGGCCAATGCCAGGCATGCGCTGCCGGACCTGCCGGGCATCACCAAGGCGCTGGCCGAACTGGCCGCGCTGGCCGCGTCCGCGATCGGCCGCGCCGAGGTGGCGATCGACCTGGCCGACCTGCGCGGCTACCAGTACGAAAGCGGCGCCACCTTCGCGCTGTACGTGCCGGGCCTGCCGAACGCGGTGGCGCGCGGCGGACGCTACGATCACGTGGGCGAGGCCTTTGGCCGCGCCCGCCCGGCGACGGGCTTTTCGATGGACCTGCGCGAACTGGCGCGCCTGCTGCCGACGGCGGACCGCAAGCATGCGATCCGCGCGCCATGGGGCAATTCGCCCGAGCTGAAGGAACGTATCGCCGAGCTGCGCAAGTCCGGCGAAGTTGTGATCCAGTCCCTGCCGGGTCACAGCAATGAACAGGACGAGTTCGAGTGCGACCGCGCGCTGGTGCTCGACGAGAGTGGTAGTAACTGGATTCTTAAAAACTTAGGTTAG
- a CDS encoding adenylosuccinate synthase, whose product MSKKITATNVVVIGTQWGDEGKGKIVDWLTEHAQGVVRFQGGHNAGHTLVIGGVKTALQLIPSGIMRPGVACYIGNGVVVSVPDVLREIDKLEAVGVEVASRLKVSEACPVILPYHTALDGAREAARGAAKIGTTGKGIGPAYEDKVARRAIRVADLLNEKRFAEKLAENLDYHNFVLENYLKAPKVEYQKTLDDALAYVPRLRPMVADVSSALYAAHKAGANLLFEGAQGSLLDVDHGTYPFVTSSNCVAGNAAAGAGVGPNMLHYILGITKAYTTRVGSGPFPSELPTDAGVGHHLAQVGHEFGTVTGRARRCGWFDAALLRRSVQINGVSGMCLTKLDVLDGLETLKLCTGYMLDGRKVDIFPVGAEDAGRCEPIYEEMPGWTDSTVGAKSLAALPAAARAYIKRIEELVGVPVDMVSTGPDREETIVLRHPFE is encoded by the coding sequence ATGTCAAAAAAAATCACTGCAACAAACGTGGTCGTCATCGGTACCCAATGGGGCGATGAAGGCAAGGGCAAAATCGTCGACTGGCTGACGGAACACGCGCAAGGCGTGGTGCGCTTCCAGGGCGGCCACAACGCCGGCCACACGCTGGTGATCGGCGGCGTGAAGACCGCGCTGCAGCTGATCCCTTCGGGCATCATGCGCCCGGGCGTGGCCTGCTACATCGGCAACGGTGTCGTGGTGTCCGTGCCGGACGTGCTGCGCGAGATCGACAAGCTCGAAGCCGTGGGCGTGGAAGTCGCTTCCCGCCTGAAGGTTTCCGAAGCCTGCCCGGTGATCCTGCCTTACCACACCGCGCTCGATGGCGCCCGCGAAGCGGCCCGCGGCGCCGCCAAGATCGGCACCACCGGCAAGGGCATCGGCCCGGCCTACGAAGACAAGGTCGCGCGCCGCGCGATCCGCGTTGCCGACCTGCTCAACGAAAAGCGTTTCGCCGAAAAGCTGGCCGAGAACCTGGACTACCACAACTTCGTGCTGGAAAACTACCTGAAGGCGCCGAAGGTCGAGTACCAGAAGACCCTGGACGACGCGCTGGCCTACGTGCCGCGCCTGCGCCCGATGGTGGCCGACGTGTCGAGCGCGCTGTATGCCGCGCACAAGGCCGGCGCCAACCTGCTGTTCGAAGGCGCGCAGGGCTCGCTGCTGGACGTGGACCACGGCACCTATCCGTTCGTCACCTCGTCGAACTGCGTGGCCGGCAATGCCGCCGCCGGTGCCGGCGTGGGCCCGAACATGCTGCACTACATCCTGGGCATCACCAAGGCCTACACGACGCGCGTGGGTTCCGGCCCGTTCCCGTCCGAGCTGCCGACCGATGCCGGCGTGGGCCACCACCTGGCCCAGGTGGGCCATGAATTCGGCACCGTGACGGGCCGCGCCCGCCGCTGCGGCTGGTTCGATGCCGCGCTGCTGCGCCGCTCGGTGCAGATCAACGGCGTGTCCGGCATGTGCCTGACGAAGCTGGACGTGCTGGACGGCCTGGAAACGCTGAAGCTGTGCACCGGCTACATGCTGGACGGCCGCAAGGTCGACATCTTCCCGGTCGGCGCCGAAGACGCGGGCCGTTGCGAGCCGATCTACGAAGAAATGCCGGGCTGGACCGACAGCACCGTCGGTGCGAAATCGCTGGCGGCCCTGCCGGCGGCGGCACGCGCCTACATCAAGCGCATCGAGGAACTGGTCGGCGTACCCGTCGACATGGTTTCCACGGGACCGGATCGCGAAGAAACCATCGTGCTGCGTCATCCGTTCGAATAA
- a CDS encoding phosphoribosyltransferase: MSTPQSDDKHLWVTWDEYNRLVEGLALKVYESGFKFDMVLCLARGGVRPGDVFSRIFDVPLAILSTSSYRADKGTVQGDLDIAKYITVTRGALAGKILLVDDLADSGVTLMKVIDHLKANYSEVEEVRSAVIWTKGSSAFKPDYQMQELPHNPWIHQPFEDYDGLRPHQLASWLKKGETNA; encoded by the coding sequence ATGAGCACTCCTCAATCCGACGACAAGCACCTGTGGGTGACCTGGGATGAGTACAACCGCCTGGTCGAAGGCCTGGCCCTGAAGGTCTACGAATCGGGCTTCAAGTTCGACATGGTGTTGTGCCTGGCGCGCGGCGGCGTGCGCCCCGGCGACGTGTTCTCGCGCATCTTCGACGTGCCGCTGGCGATCCTGTCGACCAGCTCCTACCGCGCCGACAAGGGCACGGTGCAGGGCGACCTCGACATCGCCAAGTACATCACGGTGACGCGCGGCGCGCTGGCAGGCAAGATCCTGCTGGTGGACGACCTGGCCGATTCCGGTGTCACGCTGATGAAGGTGATCGATCACCTGAAGGCCAATTACAGCGAAGTCGAGGAAGTGCGTTCCGCCGTGATCTGGACCAAGGGCAGCTCGGCCTTCAAGCCGGACTACCAGATGCAGGAACTGCCGCACAACCCGTGGATCCACCAGCCGTTCGAGGATTACGACGGCCTGCGCCCGCACCAGCTGGCGTCGTGGCTGAAAAAGGGCGAAACGAACGCATAA
- a CDS encoding MarC family protein — MTENFFQTFILLLLVTDPFGNVPLFAAALQPVPPARRPRIVVRECLIAFAVLLVFMFFGRPFLHALSLSEVSLRIAGSVILLLIAIRMVFPHPDGVLGKNEGGEPFIVPLAIPALAGPSALATVLLFSSETRGDVMIHVAALAAVVVVWLAVFLGADRLQRVLGTQVMTAFERLMGLILAAMSVEMLLGGIREFVKTL, encoded by the coding sequence ATGACCGAGAACTTCTTCCAGACCTTCATCCTGCTGCTGCTCGTGACCGATCCGTTCGGCAACGTGCCGCTGTTCGCCGCCGCGCTGCAGCCGGTGCCGCCGGCCAGGCGACCCAGGATCGTGGTGCGCGAATGCCTGATCGCGTTCGCCGTGCTGCTGGTCTTCATGTTCTTCGGCCGCCCGTTCTTGCATGCGCTGAGCCTCTCCGAAGTATCGCTGCGCATCGCCGGCAGCGTGATCCTGCTGCTGATCGCGATCCGCATGGTGTTCCCGCATCCGGACGGCGTGCTGGGAAAAAACGAGGGCGGCGAGCCGTTCATCGTGCCGCTGGCGATTCCCGCGCTGGCCGGGCCGTCGGCGCTGGCCACCGTGCTGCTGTTTTCCAGCGAAACCCGGGGCGACGTGATGATCCATGTCGCCGCGCTGGCCGCCGTCGTGGTGGTCTGGCTGGCCGTGTTCCTCGGTGCCGACCGCTTGCAGAGGGTGCTGGGCACGCAGGTGATGACGGCCTTCGAGCGGCTGATGGGGCTGATTTTGGCGGCGATGTCGGTGGAGATGCTGCTGGGCGGGATCAGGGAGTTCGTGAAGACGCTGTAG
- a CDS encoding IS4 family transposase, whose amino-acid sequence MHARQIIQRLLGQECPSIHAKRRACLAQIVQAAARAGLGVVRIGKQLRSQTSLRHRIKCCDRLLSNPHLAKERVQIYRAMSQRLLQSRQYVQVAVDWSEIRADGSAQLLRAAAIIEGRAFTLYEEVHPQERLAASLVHKCFMKTLKTILPAHCRAIIITDAGFRATWFKTLNQLGFGWVGRIRNRDLVCQQNGNDWFGCKSLYSRATAKARDLGYFFHVRSNPVDCRLVLYKSKSKGRHCLTKSGQPARARHSKKNSAAQCEPWLLAVSPALAQLRADDIIKIYSGRMQIEQTFRDLKNAKWGMALRHSQTTSLLRLAALLLIGALLTYALWLIGLAARAAGYEVHYGSHPKAGSCLSIFSLAMHWVDDYRRPRLSPSAIKYAFIELVSMVRTWEFEG is encoded by the coding sequence ATGCATGCACGCCAAATCATACAACGATTGTTGGGGCAGGAGTGCCCATCAATTCACGCTAAACGCCGAGCTTGCCTAGCTCAAATTGTGCAAGCTGCAGCTCGTGCCGGGCTGGGCGTTGTACGCATCGGTAAGCAGCTCAGGTCACAAACAAGTCTTCGGCATCGCATCAAGTGCTGTGACCGTTTGCTGAGCAATCCCCATCTGGCCAAAGAGCGGGTGCAGATATACCGAGCAATGAGCCAACGCCTTCTTCAATCCAGGCAATACGTGCAGGTAGCAGTAGATTGGTCAGAAATTCGCGCAGATGGCAGTGCTCAATTGCTGCGTGCAGCAGCCATCATCGAAGGACGCGCCTTTACGCTCTACGAGGAGGTCCACCCTCAGGAGAGGCTCGCGGCATCTTTGGTCCATAAGTGCTTCATGAAGACCCTGAAAACCATCCTGCCAGCGCACTGTCGCGCCATCATCATCACCGATGCAGGATTTCGTGCTACGTGGTTTAAAACGCTCAATCAGCTCGGCTTTGGCTGGGTCGGACGGATACGCAACCGTGATTTGGTGTGCCAACAGAACGGCAACGACTGGTTCGGCTGCAAAAGCTTGTACTCAAGAGCTACCGCAAAAGCGCGCGATTTGGGCTATTTTTTTCATGTCCGCTCCAACCCTGTCGACTGCCGATTAGTGCTGTACAAGTCCAAATCGAAAGGACGGCATTGCTTGACGAAATCCGGTCAACCTGCGCGCGCGCGCCACAGCAAGAAAAACAGCGCTGCCCAATGTGAGCCTTGGCTACTCGCCGTTTCGCCAGCACTGGCACAGCTTCGTGCAGACGACATCATCAAAATTTACTCTGGGCGCATGCAAATCGAGCAGACTTTCCGCGACCTGAAGAATGCCAAATGGGGAATGGCACTGCGACATAGCCAGACTACAAGCCTGCTTCGTCTGGCGGCACTTTTACTAATCGGTGCATTGCTCACTTATGCCTTATGGCTGATCGGCTTAGCGGCACGAGCGGCTGGCTATGAAGTCCACTACGGCAGCCATCCCAAGGCAGGCAGCTGCCTTTCAATCTTCTCGTTGGCAATGCACTGGGTCGACGACTATCGTCGACCCAGACTCTCCCCATCGGCCATCAAATATGCATTTATCGAACTCGTTTCGATGGTCCGCACTTGGGAATTCGAGGGGTAG
- the uvrB gene encoding excinuclease ABC subunit UvrB, which produces MADLSLAGAPEPTVLTFPGSPFKLHQPFPPAGDQPTAIDSLCEGIEDGLSFQTLLGVTGSGKTYTMANVIARMGRPAIVFAPNKTLAAQLYSEFREFFPQNAVEYFVSYYDYYQPEAYVPQRDLFIEKDSSINEHIEQMRLSCTKSLMERRDVVIVATVSAIYGIGNPNEYHQMILTLRAKDKLSQRDVIARLIQMQYTRNEVDFGRGTFRVRGDTIDIFPAEHAELAVRLEMFDDELESIQLFDPLTGRVRQKIPRFTVYPGSHYVTPRSTVLRAIESIKAELRDRLEFFRQEGKLIEEQRLEQRTRFDLEMMAEIGFTKGIENYSRHLSGAMPGQPPPTLIDYLPKDALMFMDESHVLVGQLSAMYNGDRSRKTNLVDYGFRLPSALDNRPLKFEEFENKMRQMIFVSATPADYEQKHADQVVEQVVRPTGLVDPLVIVRPARTQVDDLLSEINDRIAKNERVLVTTLTKRMSEQLTEYLGDHGIKVRYLHSDIETVERVEILRDLRIGTFDVVVGINLLREGLDLPEVSLVAILDADKEGFLRSERSLIQTIGRAARNLNGVALLYADQMTDSMKRAIDETERRRAKQLAHNEKHGIIARGVNKVIKDMIDGVYDPSKQADNLKAAQETAKYETMNEKQASKEIKRLEKLMIEHAKNLEFEKAAQVRDQLHLLKEQMFGAPGADVISITGK; this is translated from the coding sequence ATGGCTGATTTATCACTGGCTGGCGCCCCCGAGCCCACCGTGCTGACGTTCCCTGGCTCGCCGTTCAAGCTGCACCAGCCCTTCCCGCCCGCCGGCGACCAGCCGACGGCGATCGACAGCCTGTGCGAAGGCATCGAGGATGGCCTGTCGTTCCAGACGCTGCTCGGCGTGACGGGTTCCGGCAAGACGTACACGATGGCCAACGTGATCGCCCGCATGGGCCGTCCGGCGATCGTGTTCGCGCCGAACAAGACACTGGCGGCCCAGCTGTACAGCGAGTTCCGCGAATTCTTCCCGCAGAACGCCGTCGAGTACTTCGTGTCGTACTACGATTACTACCAGCCGGAAGCCTATGTGCCGCAGCGCGACCTGTTCATCGAGAAGGACTCGTCGATCAACGAGCACATCGAGCAGATGCGGCTGTCGTGCACGAAGTCGCTGATGGAGCGGCGCGACGTGGTCATCGTGGCCACCGTGTCGGCGATCTACGGTATCGGTAATCCGAACGAATACCACCAGATGATCCTGACGCTGCGCGCCAAGGACAAGCTCAGCCAGCGCGACGTGATCGCCCGCCTGATCCAGATGCAATACACGCGCAACGAGGTCGACTTCGGCCGCGGCACGTTCCGCGTGCGGGGCGATACGATCGACATCTTCCCCGCCGAGCACGCCGAGCTGGCGGTGCGCCTGGAAATGTTCGACGACGAGCTGGAGTCGATCCAGCTGTTCGACCCGCTGACCGGCCGCGTGCGCCAGAAGATTCCCCGCTTTACCGTCTACCCCGGCTCGCACTACGTGACGCCGCGCTCGACGGTGCTGCGCGCGATCGAAAGCATCAAGGCGGAACTGCGCGACCGGCTGGAGTTCTTCCGCCAGGAAGGCAAGCTGATCGAGGAACAGCGCCTCGAGCAGCGCACCCGCTTCGACCTGGAAATGATGGCCGAGATCGGGTTCACGAAAGGCATCGAGAACTATTCGCGGCACCTGTCCGGCGCGATGCCGGGCCAGCCGCCGCCGACGCTGATCGATTACCTGCCGAAGGATGCGCTGATGTTCATGGACGAGTCGCACGTGCTGGTCGGCCAGCTGTCGGCCATGTACAACGGCGACCGCTCGCGCAAGACGAACCTGGTGGACTACGGCTTCCGGCTGCCGTCGGCGCTCGACAACCGCCCGCTGAAGTTCGAGGAATTCGAGAACAAGATGCGGCAGATGATCTTCGTCTCCGCCACGCCGGCCGACTACGAGCAGAAACATGCCGACCAGGTCGTGGAACAGGTGGTACGCCCGACCGGCCTGGTCGACCCGCTGGTGATCGTGCGCCCGGCGCGCACGCAGGTCGACGACCTGCTTTCCGAGATCAACGACCGCATCGCCAAGAACGAGCGGGTGCTGGTGACCACGCTGACCAAGCGGATGTCCGAGCAGCTCACCGAATACCTGGGCGACCACGGCATCAAGGTGCGCTACCTGCACAGCGATATCGAAACGGTCGAACGGGTTGAAATCCTGCGCGACCTGCGGATCGGAACGTTCGACGTGGTCGTCGGCATCAACCTGCTGCGCGAGGGCCTCGACTTGCCGGAAGTATCGCTGGTGGCGATCCTGGACGCCGACAAGGAAGGCTTCCTGCGCTCCGAGCGCTCGCTGATCCAGACCATCGGCCGCGCGGCGCGCAACCTGAACGGCGTGGCGCTGCTGTACGCGGACCAGATGACCGATTCGATGAAGCGTGCGATCGACGAGACCGAGCGGCGCCGCGCCAAGCAGCTCGCCCACAACGAGAAGCACGGCATCATCGCCCGCGGCGTCAACAAGGTCATAAAGGACATGATCGACGGCGTGTACGACCCGAGCAAGCAGGCCGACAACCTGAAAGCCGCGCAGGAGACCGCGAAGTACGAGACGATGAACGAGAAGCAGGCCTCAAAGGAGATCAAGCGCCTCGAGAAGCTGATGATCGAGCACGCGAAGAACCTGGAGTTCGAGAAGGCCGCGCAGGTGCGCGACCAGCTGCACCTGCTGAAGGAGCAGATGTTCGGCGCGCCGGGGGCGGACGTGATTTCGATCACGGGCAAGTAA
- a CDS encoding amino acid aminotransferase, with product MTNPSVFSAIEMAPRDPILGITEAFNADTNPNKINLGVGVYYDDNGKVPLLSCVQKAENILIEQPAPRTYLPIEGLAAYDKAVQELVFGADSAVIQERRAITVQAIGGTGALKLGADFLKRFSPASEVYISDPSWENHRALFESAGFKVNNYAYYDATTHGVNFAAMLAALKAMPQGAVVVLHACCHNPTGADLSQQEWDQVIDVVVTGGLIPFLDMAYQGFGAGIAEDGAVVRRFAATGVPLLVSNSFSKSFSLYGERVGALSVVAATAEEASRLLSQLKRVVRTNYSNPPVHGGKVVATVLSTPELRQLWEEELAAMRVRIKATRDSFVQKLKEKAPGHDFDFVREQVGMFSYSGLTKEQVGKLREESIYAVDTGRICVAALNSKNIDIVVDAIAKVL from the coding sequence ATGACGAATCCTTCCGTTTTCAGTGCCATCGAGATGGCTCCGCGCGACCCGATCCTGGGCATCACCGAAGCCTTTAACGCCGACACCAATCCCAACAAGATCAACCTGGGCGTGGGTGTTTATTATGACGACAACGGCAAAGTGCCGCTGCTTTCGTGCGTGCAGAAGGCTGAAAACATCCTGATTGAACAGCCGGCCCCGCGGACGTACCTGCCGATCGAAGGCCTGGCCGCGTATGACAAAGCGGTGCAGGAGCTGGTATTTGGTGCCGACAGTGCCGTAATTCAAGAGCGCCGCGCGATCACCGTGCAGGCCATCGGCGGCACCGGCGCGCTGAAGCTGGGCGCCGACTTCCTGAAGCGTTTTTCGCCCGCTTCGGAAGTCTACATCAGCGATCCGAGCTGGGAAAACCACCGCGCGCTGTTCGAGAGCGCCGGCTTCAAGGTCAACAATTACGCCTACTACGACGCCACCACGCACGGCGTGAATTTCGCCGCCATGCTGGCCGCGCTGAAGGCGATGCCGCAAGGCGCCGTCGTGGTACTGCACGCCTGCTGCCATAACCCGACCGGCGCGGACCTGTCCCAGCAGGAATGGGACCAGGTGATCGACGTGGTCGTGACCGGCGGCCTGATCCCGTTCCTGGACATGGCTTACCAGGGCTTCGGCGCCGGCATCGCCGAAGACGGCGCCGTGGTGCGCCGCTTCGCCGCCACCGGCGTGCCGCTGCTGGTGTCGAACTCGTTCTCCAAGTCGTTCTCGCTGTACGGCGAGCGCGTAGGCGCGCTGTCCGTCGTGGCCGCCACCGCCGAAGAAGCTTCGCGCCTGCTGTCGCAGCTCAAGCGCGTGGTGCGCACCAACTACTCGAACCCGCCGGTGCACGGCGGCAAGGTGGTCGCCACCGTGCTGTCCACGCCGGAACTGCGCCAGCTGTGGGAAGAGGAACTGGCGGCGATGCGCGTGCGCATCAAGGCAACCCGCGATTCGTTCGTGCAAAAGCTGAAGGAAAAGGCGCCGGGCCACGACTTCGACTTCGTGCGCGAGCAGGTCGGCATGTTCTCGTACTCGGGCCTGACGAAAGAACAGGTCGGCAAGCTGCGCGAAGAATCGATCTACGCGGTGGACACTGGCCGTATCTGCGTTGCCGCGCTGAACTCGAAGAACATCGATATCGTTGTTGACGCGATCGCTAAAGTTCTCTAA